The Bradyrhizobium barranii subsp. barranii genome segment AAGCGCCAAAAGTGTGCATGCCAATGACTCGGCCAGTCCTCCCGACGTACCGCTCCCAGCCGAACGTGGACGCCTGCTCGACTGCGACGCGGGCCGTGACCTCAGGTGGCAAGACGGCATCGCGGTATTCCTGGGTCTCGCGTTCGAAGACATCCCAGGACGGCATCGAGACCACACGCGAGCGGATACCATCCAAGCGAAGTCTCTCATGAGCGTCGGCCGCGAGACTCAACTCGCTGCCGGTGGCAATCAAGATTATATCCGGCTTACCCTCAGGAGGATCGGCGAGCACGTAGGCGCCTCGCGCCGCCCCGGATGCCGATGCGTACTTGCTGCGATCGAGGATCGGTAATGGTTGGCGAGACAGCGCCAACAAGGCTGGCCGATGACGAAGCTGCATGATGTAGCGATAGGCCTCAACCACTTCGTTGGCATCCCCGGGCCGGAACAGCGTCAGACCTGGCATTGCTCGCATTGAGGCGAGATGCTCGATCGGTTGGTGCGTTGGGCCATCTTCGCCATCGCCCATGGCATCATGGGTAAAAACAAACACCACCGGTAATTCCATCAGCGCAGCGAGTCGCATCGCGGGCCGAGCGTAATCGCTGAAGATCAGGAATGTCGCGCCGAACGGCCGCAGTTTCGACAGTGCGAGACCGTTCAGGATTGCCGCCATCGCATGCTCGCGGATGCCGAAATGCAAATTTTTGCCATCCGGTGTGGCGGCCTGAAGATCGCCTGCGCCTTCATAGGTCAAGAGCGTCTTGGTCGATGGACCCAGATCGGCCGAACCGCCGATTAACCAGGGAATGTTTTGCGCCAGAACGTTCAGGACCTTTCCCGACGCCTCACGACCCGCAACGCCCTTCGAATCCGGCGGGAATACCGGCAGGTCGCGGTCCCAGCCTTGCGGAAGCGTGCGCTGTTGCATCTGGTCGATCTCAGTCGCCAGGGCTGGATACTTTGAACGGTAATCGGCGAACAGCTCCCGCCACTTGCGATGGGCTTCTGCGCCTCGCACCCCGACGCCGGCGGCGAATTGTTCGAGAACGCCGTCAGGCACCAGGAAATTCGATTCTTCGGGCCAACCATAAGCGCGTTTAGTGAGTTTGACTTCTTCAACACCGAGCGGCTCGCCATGTGCCGCAGCAGTATCGTGACGATGTGGCGAGCCATATCCGATGTGGCTACTGAGCATCACCAGCGTCGGCCGGCCTTTCGTGTCGCGGAACGTCGTCAAGGCCCGTTCGATGCCCGCGATATCGTTGGCATCACTGACGTACAGGATGTTCCAGCCATAGCCAGTGAAACGGACGGCTACATCTTCCGTGAAGGCCAGCCGTGTGCTGCCTTCTATCGTGATATGATTGTTGTCGTAGATCCAGCACAGGTTATCGAGGCCGAGGTGGGCGGCCAGCGACGCCGCTTCCGAGCTGATGCCTTCCATCAGGCAGCCGTCGCCGCATACGGCGTAAATATCGTAGTCGAAGATGGCAAAGTCCGGCTTGTTGTATCGCGCAGCGAGCCAGCGCTGCGCGATTGCCATACCGACGCTGGTCGCAATGCCTTGTCCGAGCGGGCCACTGGTCGTTTCCACGCCGGACACCAGGTGGTATTCGGGATGCCCCGGCGCGTGACTCCCAAGCTGGCGAAAGCGTCGGATATCGTCGAGGGTGACAGCGGGCCTGCCCAGCGTTTCGTACTCGGCATTCACGGCCTGCGTGCCCGTGAGGTGGAGCACCGACCACAGCAGCATCGACGCGTGGCCGTTCGACAGCACGAAGCGGTCGCGGCCGGGCCAGATCGGATCTTGTGGATCGAAACGCATGACCTGGTTCCAGAGCGTATAGACAAGTGGAGCAAGCGCCATCGGCGTGCCGGGATGACCGGAGTTCGCGGCCTGCACCGCATCGATCGACAGTGTGCGGATGGTGTTGATCGCGAGTTGGTCGAGTTCGACGTCGGTCATGGTTGATTTCCTCCCGCGGGTGTCGATTACATGGCCGCTGGCGCGCCAACCGGCGTGCGTGCATCGTCAGCGAGCCGCCGCCATCGAGCAACAGAGCCGGGATCGAGGAGCGCTTCGATCTACATTCCTCACCCTCCGCGCTACAGTACCGTCGGGTTGTGCCAGCCGCCCGGCGGCGCGACATTCTTGTCCACTTCGTGAGGCCCCCAGCTTCCGGCATGGTATTCGTAGACGGGTGTCGTCTTCTTCAAGACCGGATCGACAATCCGCCAGGCTTCTTCGACGTAGTCCTGTCGTGCAAACAGCGTCCGATCGCCGTTCATCGCGTCGCCGAGCACGCGTTCATATGCATCCATCTCCTCTGGGCCAGGGCGCCGGCTGGCCAGCAATTCGACAGGCTCCCCGATTTCTCGATCATCCTCGTCCATCACCATCGTGCCGAGAGCAATGGCCATGTCGGGATTGATGCGAAACCGCAAGTAATTCGGTATTGCGGCGCAATGGGGGAAGATCCGCGGCGCCTCACGAAGGCGTACGATCACCTCCGTGCAAGTCACGGGAAGCGATTTCCCGGCACGGATGTAAAATGGTACTCCCTGCCAGCGCCAGGAGTCGATCTCCAGCCGGAGCGCGGCGAACGTCTCCACCTGCGACTCCGGAGCAACGCCCGGCTCCTGCCGGTAGCCGCGAAACTGTCCGCGCACCAATTCGTTCTCAGCGATCGGCGGGATCGATCTGAGAACCTTGGCCTTCTCGTCACGCAGCGATTCGCTGTCCGATCGCGCCGGTGGCTCCATCGCCAGATTGGCCAAAACCTGAAACAGATGATTTTGGATAACGTCGCGAATTGTGCCGGTTTGGTCATAGAACGCGCCGCGACCCTGCACGCCGAAATTCTCCGCCATCGTGATCTGCACGCTACTCACGAACTTGCGGTCCCAGAACGACTCCAGGAACGCGTTTGCGAAGCGAAAGAAGACCATGTTGTGAACAGGTCGCTTTCCAAGATAGTGGTCGATGCGGAAGATGTGATCTTCGTCGAACCTGGCGAGCAGAATCCTGTTGAGGTTGCGTGCGGAGACGAGATCATGCCCGAATGGCTTCTCCACAATCACGCGCGCGCCGTTTGTGCAATCGGCAGTGTCGAGCCGCTCCACCACGGTTGCAAACAATGCGGGTGGGATCGCCAAATAATGTGCCGGCCGCTGCGCCGAACCGAGCTGCTTGCGAAGGGCGTCGAACGTAGTCGAATCGGCATAGTCGCCGTCTACGTAACGTAAAAGACCGGCTAGCTTGTCAAACGCAGCGGCGTCGAGGCCGCCGTGCTTTTCGAGGCTATCTCGTACTCGGGCCTTGAGCTGGTCGAGGGTCCAGCCGGCCTTCGCGACGCCGATGACGGGCACATCGAGGTGGCCCCGCTTCAGCATGGCTTGCAGCGACGGAAAAATCTTCTTGTAGGCAAGATCGCCGGTTGCGCCGAAAAATACCAATGCGTCGGATCTGGGTTCGCTCAAGGCCATCTGGGTCTCTCACTGGCTGCCTTTTTCCAGGTGTCCACCGAACTCGTAGCGCATCGCCGAAAGCAGCTTGTTCTGGAAATCGGCTTCGCCGCGAGAACTGAAGCGCTCGTAAAGCGCCGTCGTCAGCACCGGAGCGGGGACTGCCTCGTCGATCGCTGCTGCGATGGTCCAGCGTCCTTCGCCGGAGTCGGATACGCGCCCTGCGAATTTGGAAAGCGCTGGATCTTCCAGCAACGCCGTTGCTGTCAAGTCGAGAAGCCACGAGGCAACCACGCTGCCGCGCCGCCACACTTCTGCGATCTCGGGCAGATTCAGGTCATACTGGTAGTGCTCGGGAATGCGAAGCGGCGTTGTTTCGGCGTCCGATGCGTGCGTCTGCTTGCCAATGTTCGCCGCGCGCAGGATACCAAGCCCCTCGGCATACGCCGCCATCAGCCCGTACTCGATACCGTTATGGACCATCTTGACGAAATGACCGGCTCCGTTCTGCCCGCTGTGGAGGTAGCCATGCTCGGAGGTGCCGCCGGCGGCGCGCTCTCGTCCCGGCGTGCGTGGGATTTCGCCGACACCCGGAGCAAGGGTCTTGAAGACCGAATCCAGCCGCTGCACTGCCTGGTCAGGGCCACCGATCATCATGCAGTAGCCGCGCTCAAGACCCCACACACCGCCGCTGGTACCGACATCTACATAATTGATGCCCTTCTGCGCCAGTTCCTTGGAACGCCTGATGTCATCGATGTAGTAGGAGTTGCCGCCGTCGATCAGCGTGTCGCCGGCTTCAATCAGCGGCAGCAGATCGCCGATCGATTTATCCACGACGGCCGCGGGAACCATCAACCAGATCGCGCGCGGCTTTTCGAGCTTCTTCACGAAATCCGAGAGCGAGGAGCTTCCCGTCGCGTTGTCTTTCACCAGTTCCGCAACGGCGTTCGGCGACATGTCGAAGACGACACATTGGTGACCATGCCGGACAAGTCTTCGCACCATATTGGCGCCCATTCGGCCGAGGCCGATCATTCCGAGTTGCATGAGTGGCTCCTGTTTTTTGCTGCGGCGTTATTATCTCTCCCCCGTGCGCTGTTAACGTGGCGTGTCGAGATCAGTGTCTAGTGCAACTTGTCCCTGAATGCGCGATGTCTGCGGATCAACGCATTGGTCGAGCTGTCATGGCCGAATTTGGGTTCGGCTTCGCTGGTGAGTTCCGGAATGATGCGCTGCGCCAGCACCTTGCCGAGTTCGACGCCCCATTGGTCGAATGAATCGACTTGCCAAATTGCACCCTGAGTGAAGACGTTGTGCTCGTACAGTGCGACGAGTTTGCCGAGCGCCGCGGGTGTCAGCTGTTCCAGCAGTATCGTATTGGACGGTCGGTTTCCCTCGAACACGCGATGTGGAACGAGCCAATCGGCAGATCCCTCTGCCCTTACTTCGTCACGTGTCTTGCCGAATGCGAGCGCTTCGCCCTGCGCGAAGACGTTGGCGAGCAACATGTCGTGTCGCTCTCCAAGTTGGTTGAGGGTCGTGTGAAAGGCAATGAAGTCGCAGGGAATGAGGCGGGTGCCCTGGTGAATGAGTTGGTAGAACGAATGTTGACCGTTGGTCCCGGGCTCACCCCAATAAATCGGACCCGTGTCGTAGCTGAGAGGATGACCCTCGAGCGTGACGTGCTTGCCGTTGCTCTCCATCGCAACTGTTGGAGATAAGCAGGGAACCGTTTCAGGTATTGCTCGTAAGGCAACACCGCTACGGTCTGCGCGCCGAAGAAATTATTATTCCAGATGGCAAGCAGCCCCATTAGTACCGGCAGGTTGCGCTCGAACGGCGCGGTGTGGAAATGCTCGTCTATTTCATGGAAACCGCCGAGCATGGCGCGAAAGTTGTCGGGACCGATGGCAAGCATCGTCGAAAGTCCGATCGCCGAATCCATGGAGTATCGACCACCAACCCAGTCCCAGAAGCCAAACATGCTGGAGGTGTCGATGCCGAACTTCGTCACTTCCTTCGCGTTTGTCGACACCGCAACGAAATGCTTCGCGACCGACTCCTCGTCGCCCCCAAGCCCCGCGAGCGACCAGCTGCGCGCGCTCCTGGCGTTGGTCATGGTCTCAAGGGTTGTGAAGGTTTTGGAAGAGATAATGAACAGCGTCTCCGCTGGATCGAGATCGCGGACCGCTTCCGCAAAATCGGTGCCGTCCACGTTGGAGACGAACCGGAACGTCATGGCGCGGTCGCTGTAATGCTTGAGCGCCTCGTAGGCCATCACCGGCCCCAGATCGGAGCCGCCGATGCCGATGCTGACGATGTTGCGGATTGGCTTCCCGGTGTGGCCGCGCCACGCACCGCCGCTTACGCGATTGGAAAAATCGGCCATGCGGTCGAGCACCGAATGGACCTGGGGCACAACGTCCTCGCCATCGACCGGGATCGATTGCCCCTTCGGCGCGCGGAGCGCGACGTGCAGGACGGGCCGCTTTTCGGAAACGTTGATCCTCTCGCCTGCGAACATCGCATCGATCCGCGCGCGGAGCCCGGACTGTTGGGCCAGTTGCAACAGCAGAGCCAGCGTTTCGTCGGTAATCCGGTTCTTCGAATAGTCGAGATAGAGTCCCGCTGCTTCGACCGTCAAGCGCTCGCCGCGTTTGGGGTCTTGAGCAAAGAGCTCGCGCAGATGCAAGCGGTCGATCTTCCGAAAATGGGCGGACAGGGCCTGCCAGGCAGGAAGCTCGGTGACCGTATTCGTGGCCGTTGCCATTCATCGCTCCTGTCTAACGCGCCATCGCGGCTTGTGCAGTTTGTTTGCGCGAGCGAGTGATCTTTCCCTTTGGCGCACCGTCCCACAGCTGGAATCCACCCTTGAATGCGTTGGCATTGTCGCCAAGCCGGCATAATGGCGGCAGTGTTTTCAATAGTTTGGCGTTGCCGCCGCCCAGCACGACGTCCTCCGGTTGGAGTGCCGCAACCAGATATTCAACGACATCTTCGACGTGCTTCCGCCATGCTTTCTTGCCAAGTTCCTCCAGCGCGTGCGCGCCGACATAGTCCTCATAGATCCCCTTCTTGTACGGTAAGTGTCCAAGCTCCATCGGCTGCACGATGCCATCGACGATCATCGCCGAGCCGAGTCCCGTCCCTAGCCCGAGAAACAACATTTTGCCGCTCTGGTAGCTGCCGAGTGCCTGCATCGCCGCATCGTTGATGACTTTCGTCGGTAGATTGAATGCCGCAGCGAAGTCGAAGCCCGTCCAGCCTTTTCCCAGATTGTGAGGCTCCGCCATAGGACGGTCATGCACGACCGGGCCCGGATAGCCAATCGAGATCAGGTCATATTCCCAGCCATCGGCCAGCTTTTTGACGCTCGATACCAACTGCCGGGCTGTCATAGTCGACCCGGAGTCAATTTCTCGCTTCACTTTTTCGCCGGAGGCAAGGATCTTGACGTGGGTGCCGCCCACGTCAATGACCAGTATGTTCATGGAAGACCTTTGTCCCGCTTGGAATTTAGCTTGCCTTCTTGAGTACCTCGGTCTTGGCGGAGATGACACTCATCAACTCGTTCCAGGATTTGACAAACGATTTGGCGCCCTCATCCTGCAATGTCGCTGCTAGCGCTTCGATGTCGACGCCGGCCTTCGCGAATTGCGAGAGTGCCTCTTCGGAATCGCCGCCATCGGACGGCAAAATCTCTCCAATCTCGCCGTGATCGGCCAGGGCCTTCACCGTACCTTCCGGCATGGTGTTCACCGTGAGCGGCGCCGCCAGCGCCTTGACGTACAAAACATCAGACGCTGCCGGATCCTTGGTTCCTGTGCTCGCCCATAACAGGCGTTGTGGCCGCCCACCCTCGTTGTAGATGCGCCGCGAACGAGCCGAGGAGAACAACTCGCAAGCCGACTTGTAGGTTCGTTTCGCGATTGCAATACCGAGCTGATTGCGCAATTGCGCGGGCACTTGGTTCACTACGGCGGCATCCCAGCGGCTGACGAAGACCGACGCAACGGATCCAACATTTGGAGTTAGACCGGCTGCGATCCGCCGCTCGACGCCGCGCAGATATGCCTCGGCGGCAGCGAGATAGTGCTCCCGGCTGAACAATAGCGTCACATTCACGGGCACGCCGGCAAAGATCGTTTCTTCGATGGCGGGCAATCCTTCTCGTGTACCGGGTATCTTGATGAAGAGATTGGGGCGTTTCGCCTGGGCATGCAGTTCCTTGGCCGCCGCGATTGTGCTGGCCGTGTCATGCGCGAGAAGGGGCGAGACCTCGAGCGAGACCCACCCGTCTACACCGTTGGTGCGGTCCCAAATCGGACGGAACAGGTCTGCTGCCTGGGCTAGATCGTCGATTGCGAGTTCGAAGAATAACGTCTCGCCCGACTTTCCCTCCGAGAGCTTGCTGCGGATAGCTGAATCATAGTGAGAGCTGTTCTTGATCGCATGGTCGAAGATTGTGGGGTTAGATGTGAGTCCCGTCAGCGACAAGTCGGTGATGTAGCGCCTCAACGTGCCGCTGTTCAGCAGGTCGCGGGTGATGTTGTCGAGCCAAACGCTCTGTCCGAGTTCGTGGAGTTTTTGCGTTCCCTTCATCGCTTCACCTCCGCATGGCTTCGAGTCGTGGGGCGGCCGCAAGCAGACGTCCCAGATCACAATCGAGCAGAT includes the following:
- a CDS encoding ROK family protein, which produces MNILVIDVGGTHVKILASGEKVKREIDSGSTMTARQLVSSVKKLADGWEYDLISIGYPGPVVHDRPMAEPHNLGKGWTGFDFAAAFNLPTKVINDAAMQALGSYQSGKMLFLGLGTGLGSAMIVDGIVQPMELGHLPYKKGIYEDYVGAHALEELGKKAWRKHVEDVVEYLVAALQPEDVVLGGGNAKLLKTLPPLCRLGDNANAFKGGFQLWDGAPKGKITRSRKQTAQAAMAR
- the gnd gene encoding phosphogluconate dehydrogenase (NAD(+)-dependent, decarboxylating): MQLGMIGLGRMGANMVRRLVRHGHQCVVFDMSPNAVAELVKDNATGSSSLSDFVKKLEKPRAIWLMVPAAVVDKSIGDLLPLIEAGDTLIDGGNSYYIDDIRRSKELAQKGINYVDVGTSGGVWGLERGYCMMIGGPDQAVQRLDSVFKTLAPGVGEIPRTPGRERAAGGTSEHGYLHSGQNGAGHFVKMVHNGIEYGLMAAYAEGLGILRAANIGKQTHASDAETTPLRIPEHYQYDLNLPEIAEVWRRGSVVASWLLDLTATALLEDPALSKFAGRVSDSGEGRWTIAAAIDEAVPAPVLTTALYERFSSRGEADFQNKLLSAMRYEFGGHLEKGSQ
- the zwf gene encoding glucose-6-phosphate dehydrogenase; amino-acid sequence: MSEPRSDALVFFGATGDLAYKKIFPSLQAMLKRGHLDVPVIGVAKAGWTLDQLKARVRDSLEKHGGLDAAAFDKLAGLLRYVDGDYADSTTFDALRKQLGSAQRPAHYLAIPPALFATVVERLDTADCTNGARVIVEKPFGHDLVSARNLNRILLARFDEDHIFRIDHYLGKRPVHNMVFFRFANAFLESFWDRKFVSSVQITMAENFGVQGRGAFYDQTGTIRDVIQNHLFQVLANLAMEPPARSDSESLRDEKAKVLRSIPPIAENELVRGQFRGYRQEPGVAPESQVETFAALRLEIDSWRWQGVPFYIRAGKSLPVTCTEVIVRLREAPRIFPHCAAIPNYLRFRINPDMAIALGTMVMDEDDREIGEPVELLASRRPGPEEMDAYERVLGDAMNGDRTLFARQDYVEEAWRIVDPVLKKTTPVYEYHAGSWGPHEVDKNVAPPGGWHNPTVL
- the tal gene encoding transaldolase, which translates into the protein MKGTQKLHELGQSVWLDNITRDLLNSGTLRRYITDLSLTGLTSNPTIFDHAIKNSSHYDSAIRSKLSEGKSGETLFFELAIDDLAQAADLFRPIWDRTNGVDGWVSLEVSPLLAHDTASTIAAAKELHAQAKRPNLFIKIPGTREGLPAIEETIFAGVPVNVTLLFSREHYLAAAEAYLRGVERRIAAGLTPNVGSVASVFVSRWDAAVVNQVPAQLRNQLGIAIAKRTYKSACELFSSARSRRIYNEGGRPQRLLWASTGTKDPAASDVLYVKALAAPLTVNTMPEGTVKALADHGEIGEILPSDGGDSEEALSQFAKAGVDIEALAATLQDEGAKSFVKSWNELMSVISAKTEVLKKAS
- the tkt gene encoding transketolase, which translates into the protein MTDVELDQLAINTIRTLSIDAVQAANSGHPGTPMALAPLVYTLWNQVMRFDPQDPIWPGRDRFVLSNGHASMLLWSVLHLTGTQAVNAEYETLGRPAVTLDDIRRFRQLGSHAPGHPEYHLVSGVETTSGPLGQGIATSVGMAIAQRWLAARYNKPDFAIFDYDIYAVCGDGCLMEGISSEAASLAAHLGLDNLCWIYDNNHITIEGSTRLAFTEDVAVRFTGYGWNILYVSDANDIAGIERALTTFRDTKGRPTLVMLSSHIGYGSPHRHDTAAAHGEPLGVEEVKLTKRAYGWPEESNFLVPDGVLEQFAAGVGVRGAEAHRKWRELFADYRSKYPALATEIDQMQQRTLPQGWDRDLPVFPPDSKGVAGREASGKVLNVLAQNIPWLIGGSADLGPSTKTLLTYEGAGDLQAATPDGKNLHFGIREHAMAAILNGLALSKLRPFGATFLIFSDYARPAMRLAALMELPVVFVFTHDAMGDGEDGPTHQPIEHLASMRAMPGLTLFRPGDANEVVEAYRYIMQLRHRPALLALSRQPLPILDRSKYASASGAARGAYVLADPPEGKPDIILIATGSELSLAADAHERLRLDGIRSRVVSMPSWDVFERETQEYRDAVLPPEVTARVAVEQASTFGWERYVGRTGRVIGMHTFGASAPLKALQQEFGFTVDHIIATVKALLQPSNAA